AGTTCACAATGGTGTTCACAGCTGCACAATAAtgagaattacattttttcactCATTAGGAAATTATTCATTACGTGCATACAGcttctgtattttgttgtagCTTAGTAGACTGTAAtttactgttactactacttTTGTAGTTATTTCAAAAAGGTTCAGTGCGGAATGTGCAAATCTGATTTATTGTGTCCATAGATGTCTCAACTCTTCTGCCTTCTTCTGTctgcttttataaaaaaaattctggaAATTGAACAAACCTCCCTAAATGCACTCCACGAGTTAATTGTATCTATTtagtgtgaaaaataaaacaaatgtgaatcAAAGCCTAGTTTTCGTGTACAGGCTTGTATTTAAAGAATGTGAAGAATAAACCTGTCAACAGAAAATCCTCCTTTGTTTTAAGAGTTGTTGGATAGTTTGTGAAGAAGCACCTTGCATGCCTTTAGGACATGTAATCAAGTCATAATTGTTAATAAAAGTAAATGgaatgatgaaaatatgtcaTATGTGTCTCATTTACCGCATTAACCTCAGCTTTTAAATATTGTTGAGGAACTATGAATTGTTTAGATCATTCACGTCACTCACTGGGGCTTTAACTCCAACCCTGTGAGTGTGGCAGAGTCCCTCCGCCTGACGTCACTGCCTGAATCGTTTGACCCGAGATGACCTCCTGCACCCCTGATAGGCTCAGCTGCATATTCTCTAGtttcaaaacagaaaaccaaacgTAAGCGTGCTTAAGCATATGGTcatattttctgcaaaatgaTTCCCCTGTTTCAACCCGCTGATATCGTCTCTCAGCTGGCATCTGGCCACTGGAGTGTTTATCAGCTGGGGTGGAAGGGTCCCACCTGCTTCAGTGGACGCGGCGTGGTATATGTCCACGTGGGTGTGACTCTTCGGCCAACTGAATTTAAGGAGATCCCCCCAAACAAATTGGAGTTCATCGGATTCAGGTAAAGAGAAGCAAGTCAACATGACTACACTGAGTGACAAAGACAAGTCCACCGTCAAGGCGCTGTGGGGAAAAATCTCCAAGTCAGCGGACGCCATCGGTGCTGACGCTCTGGGCAGGTAAGCCTCATAGATCAATTACAGGAAATTTAcaacaaatgtagttttaatacATACTTTAAACTTTGTGTCAGCGATTTGTGTGACTGATGAAAGGCCTGACATCGCGCCTGTCACTGATGGGAGTATTAACGCAACAAAATCTGGGCTCTAATCTGCAATTTGGTCACATTCATTTAAACGTTTAGTTACTTCGTTTCTTAAATTGTCTAGTAGTGAATTTGTTCCAACTTAAAAAAGTGATAAGCATGTCTGATTTTGGAACAATGAAACTAtttagaatttaatttaattacagtAACATCATTGACACTGAAGGCACTTTTTAAATCACAAGGAAAATCAGATATGATTCTGTTGTTGGGTTCTTGTGGAGAGCTGTTGTCCCCACTAATTATTTCCATCATATTAAAACTCTGCTGCTCCAGgtgaggctcgaactcacaaCCTCGGCATTTCTCGGCTGAATACTGTCATATAAGTACCGCGCGCTGACCGATTGCGCCACTAGAGCCATATTTTTCTTCGAGTTCTATGtcataattgtgtttgtttgcgcTCGAAGTTGACCCGGCTCTCCAACATAACCACCACTTCTCTTCATCTCCACTTCCACAGGATGCTCGCCGTCTACCCGCAAACCAAGACCTACTTCTCCCACTGGTCTGACATGAGCCCCGGCTCTGGCCCCGTGAAGGCCCACGGAAAGAAGGTGATGGGTGGAATCGCTCTGGCTGTGAGCAAGATCGATGACCTGACTACCGGTCTCGGCGATCTCAGCGACCTGCACGCCTTCAAGCTGAGGGTTGACCCTGCCAACTTCAAGGTGAGACATCATGTCATGTCTTCATGATATCAGTGATGTGTGCTGAGATTACGTTCACATGCGTTCTCGCTAACATGACTTGTGCACTAATTACGCAGATGTGCCGCACAATTTTAAATTTCAACAAGCCATAAAgtgtaaattaaagttttaaaatcttAGTTTCCGTTTTATGAGCAAAATAAACAAGTCATCTTTGCTGGTATAACTTGCTTTATTGAAACTCTCGGTAGAGTTTTGCAGtgtaaacaatatatttgtttcCTCTGTCATCTGCAGATCCTGTCTCACTGCATTGTGGTGGTGGTCGCCAACATGTTCCCCAAGGAATTCACCCCGGATGCCCACGTCTCCTTGGATAAATTCCTGGCCTCCGTGGCCCTGGCTCTCGCAGAGAAATACCGCTAAACTGCCCGCAATGGGAATGCGGTCTGTCATACACGATTCACCATGTTAACTcatggtgaaaaatgaaataataaactgCATGCCGCACAGCACTCATATTGTGTCTTTTATGTCTCCTCATCAATTCATACATGCGCAAGTCACTGTGTATATCACTGGTTTATTTTATAGTTGTATGGCTATCAACGAGGGAAACACACGAAGTTTTGtacatttgtctttatttcatactgaaaaatccacatgaaagaagaaaaaaaagaaaactacagCATCAAATTGACCACATGACATTATGAAATGATTGCTGATATTTGTTGGGACACACAGTGTTCACATGTTTATTGTCGTCTGAGCAATAAACCTACAATAGAGGCTGTTATGATTTCATAACCACGCGTAGTTTATGGTCACCGAGAATGAGCCTGAAATGGAAGACAGACTTTTTGTtaaaatttttggcattttatttgTT
This sequence is a window from Thunnus albacares chromosome 20, fThuAlb1.1, whole genome shotgun sequence. Protein-coding genes within it:
- the LOC122971886 gene encoding hemoglobin subunit alpha-like codes for the protein MTTLSDKDKSTVKALWGKISKSADAIGADALGRMLAVYPQTKTYFSHWSDMSPGSGPVKAHGKKVMGGIALAVSKIDDLTTGLGDLSDLHAFKLRVDPANFKILSHCIVVVVANMFPKEFTPDAHVSLDKFLASVALALAEKYR